In one window of Saccharomyces paradoxus chromosome VII, complete sequence DNA:
- the PEX21 gene encoding Pex21p (Peroxin required for peroxisomal matrix protein targeting~similar to YGR239C), with protein MPSACHTSPIEEIIKQGHRIQSDSLIPSKRTRLVPTELTAHYTNKDSNVEKCFLHNANDLEGVDSVRFLNQPSPLTFISQNNTEDSSNWVPQFSSMKIDDPLEFSSEYKRLYSNYESQHRQNSSRQHFPFPNCMVRKTSCAYPPQKTLRQRRQGNRDNSTNAFKFDAEFQNLEKEIQEVRYEPTIHQDEKWLDQDQLELQRIATDIVKCCTPPPSSAFSTSTLSSVESKLSESKFIQLMRGISSGDVTLKKKADGNSASELFSSNNGELVGNRHICVKDEIHENLFD; from the coding sequence ATGCCAAGTGCCTGCCATACAAGCCCGATAGAAGAGATTATCAAACAGGGTCATCGCATACAGAGCGATTCCTTAATACCGTCAAAACGTACCAGACTGGTTCCTACAGAATTAACAGCACACTATACTAATAAAGACTCAAATGTGGAGAAGTGCTTTTTGCATAATGCTAATGATTTGGAGGGCGTTGACAGTGTAAGGTTTCTAAACCAACCCTCTCCATTGACTTTCATTAGCCAGAACAATACCGAAGATTCCAGTAACTGGGTTCCGCAATTTTCGTCTATGAAAATCGATGATCCATTAGAATTTAGCTCAGAATATAAAAGGTTGTATTCCAACTACGAGTCACAACATCGTCAGAATTCAAGCAGACAACACTTCCCTTTCCCAAACTGCATGGTAAGGAAGACAAGTTGCGCTTACCCACCCCAAAAGACGCTTCGACAACGGCGCCAAGGAAACCGGGACAACTCAACGAATGCGTTCAAATTCGACGCGGAGTTCCAAAATTTAGAGAAGGAAATCCAAGAAGTGCGGTACGAGCCTACAATACATCAAGACGAGAAATGGTTAGACCAAGATCAGTTGGAATTGCAAAGGATTGCTACAGATATTGTAAAATGCTGCACTCCACCACCTTCATCAGCATTTTCCACTTCTACTCTTTCCTCTGTTGAATCAAAGCTATCTGAGTCAAAATTTATACAGCTGATGAGAGGCATTAGTAGCGGTGACGTgactttaaaaaaaaaagcagacGGAAATTCCGCGAGCGAGTTATTCTCATCCAACAATGGGGAACTGGTTGGAAACAGGCACATTTGCGTCAAGGACGAAATTCATGAAAACTTGTTCGATTGA
- the KEL2 gene encoding Kel2p (Protein that negatively regulates mitotic exit~similar to YGR238C) — protein sequence MVPFKLTKKVSPDTGPSLISAQTVPRAIAFMDNQNNTRIVTPMLPSNQHRSISGASTALPSPSERRNTTKKYIWNRVKLKTSPFPRYRHSSSFIVTNDNRIFVTGGLYDQSVYGDVWQITANANGTSFTSKTIEIDQNTPPPRVGHASTICGNAYVVFGGDTHKLNKNRLLDDDLYLFNINSYKWTIPQPIGPRPLGRYGHKISIIANNPMQTKLYLFGGQIDETYFNDLVVFDLSSFRRPNSHWEFLEPISTLPPPLTNHTMVTYDNKLWVFGGKTPKTISNDTYCYDPIQNDWSKIETTGEKPLPIQEHASVVYRHLMCVFGGKGIHNTYSNDVYFLNLISLKWYKLPRIKEGIPQERSGHSLTLMKNEKLLIMGGDKFDYANPTIQDLHTSETDKGEGTLLYTLDLSLLDELCPGIMGESLLAGENVSGISSGNFTTSNATEGENREMINILTPRLPKFSTFNDIDEGAGSYTSSLGNKAFTQKSDTEEKTSLSPKAGIAIHENSSQPNIEITKSNIPVLQGLAINAEQYGFPPFKDTSNCKVIPKSLYDDLNRNLQTLHLEAQQKELETARHISELEKEVQRLTVIKEASKDSNFQTARLKNLEIQKTFLKSRNSDLENSLMVKLSQANKILNQIKIQNIKLERCFEDGAIKRDVVDLKNKCDILNHQNQTLVNKMQKKNLELLTHLKDSSCYLGKLLKNNPTSAQPPLDEKDNEIYKEDPLKKMEKIINEMYEAARTKEKLQLETQKLNGERDSLRANLLDNNNKLEALKKISDGSLKSMDLTKKAIDLSLSELEKYRKCTYQLQQEIDRIKTEQAEQDDKQEQHSAITHRNLGAFHRMKVNNLKAELYMSKENRDSLKDELLALKKRLYILEQKRQPQ from the coding sequence ATGGTACCTTTCAAGTTGACAAAGAAGGTATCTCCGGACACGGGTCCCTCCCTGATTTCAGCGCAAACTGTGCCTAGAGCGATAGCCTTTATGGATAATCAAAACAATACCCGAATAGTAACACCAATGCTACCTTCAAATCAGCATAGGAGTATATCAGGCGCGTCGACCGCCCTGCCCTCGCCCTCAGAGCGCAGGAATACAACAAAGAAGTATATCTGGAATAGGGTCAAATTGAAAACCTCTCCATTTCCCCGTTATCGTCACTCCTCCTCATTTATTGTTACGAACGACAACAGAATTTTTGTGACTGGTGGACTATACGATCAATCGGTATATGGGGATGTTTGGCAAATAACCGCTAATGCAAATGGTACCAGCTTTACTTCCAAGACGATCGAAATTGATCAAAATACGCCTCCCCCCCGAGTAGGACATGCGTCTACTATTTGTGGCAATGCCTATGTTGTATTTGGCGGCGATACACACAAGCTAAATAAGAACAGATTGTTGGATGATGatctttatcttttcaatattaatTCTTATAAGTGGACTATACCACAACCCATCGGCCCTAGGCCGTTGGGCAGGTATGGCCATAAAATTTCTATAATTGCTAACAACCCTATGCAAACTAAATTATATCTTTTCGGCGGACAAATAGATGAGACTTATTTCAACGATCTGGTCGTGTTCGATTTATCATCATTCCGTAGGCCGAATTCTCATTGGGAGTTCTTAGAACCTATCAGCACCCTGCCTCCCCCCCTAACAAATCATACAATGGTGACTTATGACAACAAATTATGGGTATTTGGTGGGAAAACTCCGAAGACAATAAGCAATGATACATACTGTTACGATCCGATACAAAATGACTGGTCGAAAATTGAAACCACAGGTGAAAAACCTCTACCAATACAAGAGCATGCTAGTGTGGTATATAGACATTTAATGTGTGTGTTTGGCGGTAAGGGTATCCACAACACATATTCCAATGATGTTTATTTCTTAAACTTGATATCCCTAAAATGGTATAAGCTTCCCCGTATAAAGGAGGGTATACCGCAAGAACGATCCGGGCATTCCTTAACCTTAATGAAGAACGAGAAACTTCTTATCATGGGTGGTGATAAATTCGATTATGCCAATCCAACCATTCAAGACTTACACACTTCGGAAACTGACAAAGGCGAAGGAACTTTACTATACACTTTAGATTTATCGCTTTTGGATGAACTATGTCCGGGAATAATGGGTGAATCACTACTTGCAGGAGAAAATGTTTCTGGTATTTCTTCAGGGAACTTTACAACTTCTAATGCTACTGAAGGCGAAAATCGAGAGATGATAAATATTCTTACACCAAGGTTACCCAAATTTTCAACCTTtaatgatattgatgaaggGGCCGGAAGTTACACCAGTTCTTTGGGTAATAAGGCATTTACACAAAAATCTGATACAGAAGAAAAGACGTCACTATCTCCAAAAGCCGGTATAGCCATTCATGAAAATAGTTCTCAACCTAATATCGAAATAACTAAAAGTAATATTCCTGTTCTACAAGGACTAGCCATAAATGCAGAGCAATACGGTTTCCCCCCATTTAAGGACACATCAAATTGCAAAGTAATTCCCAAAAGTTTATACGATGATCTAAACCGAAACCTACAAACACTGCACCTCGAAGCGCAACAAAAGGAACTTGAAACAGCAAGACATATATCAGAATTAGAAAAGGAGGTCCAGAGACTGACGGTAATCAAAGAAGCTTCAAAAGATTCCAACTTCCAAACAGCACGGCTtaaaaatttagaaatcCAGAAAACCTTTTTAAAATCTAGAAATAGTGATTTAGAAAATTCATTGATGGTAAAATTATCTCAAGCAAATAAAATCCTTAACCAAATTAAAATCCAGAATATTAAACTTGAGAGATGCTTTGAAGATGGCGCTATCAAAAGGGATGTCGTCGACCTTAAGAATAAATGTGATATTTTGAACCACCAGAATCAAACCCTTGTAAATAAGatgcaaaaaaagaatctcGAACTTCTTACTCATTTGAAAGATTCATCCTGTTATTTGGGtaaattattaaaaaacaACCCTACTAGCGCCCAACCACCTTTGGATGAGAAAGATAATGAGATATATAAGGAAGATCCgctgaagaaaatggaaaaaataataaatgaGATGTATGAGGCCGCGCGTACCAAAGAGAAATTGCAGCTTGAAACTCAAAAGCTTAATGGTGAAAGAGATTCTTTGCGAGCTAACCTACTGGACAATAACAACAAGTTGGAAGccctaaaaaaaatatccgACGGAAGCTTGAAATCTATGGACCTAACCAAGAAAGCTATTGACTTATCCCTATCCGAGCTCGAAAAATATCGTAAATGCACGTACCAATTGCAGCAAGAAATCGATAGAATCAAAACGGAACAAGCCGAACAAGATGACAAACAAGAACAGCACAGCGCCATCACTCACCGCAATTTAGGTGCGTTCCACAGGATGAAAGTCAACAATCTAAAAGCGGAACTGTATATGTCGAAGGAAAATAGAGACTCCCTTAAGGACGAACTTCTagctttaaaaaaaagactgtATATTCTCgaacaaaaaagacagCCACAGTAA
- the SPG1 gene encoding Spg1p (Protein required for high temperature survival during stationary phase~similar to YGR236C), whose translation MKLDSGIYSEAQRVVRTPKFRYIMLGLVGAAVVPTAYMRRGYTVPAHSLDRINGVDTTKMSITGMGQREAMTKGKSLQEMMDDDEVTYLMFSSIM comes from the coding sequence ATGAAGTTGGATTCAGGAATATATTCAGAGGCACAACGAGTCGTAAGAACCCCAAAGTTTAGATATATCATGTTAGGGCTGGTTGGTGCTGCTGTGGTACCGACCGCATACATGAGAAGGGGCTATACGGTTCCTGCACATAGCTTAGACAGAATCAACGGTGTAGACACAACTAAGATGTCTATAACGGGTATGGGGCAGAGGGAAGCTATGACGAAGGGCAAGAGTTTACAAGAAATGatggatgatgatgaagtGACGTATCtgatgttttcttcaatcaTGTAA
- the MIC26 gene encoding Mic26p (Component of the MICOS complex~similar to YGR235C), with amino-acid sequence MTKDFYRQLDPVEERIVPPENAIVVSSEAREANVNEKEAKQGVLSQRVMRFIGENELVDGISVRDPDYLKRFFNERRKQFSTKWDKVTRKVDNVVGRYYAREQNFTSTIASLHTDPNERLIPGFSSILVAFMTGSVLTRRKTWLLRATMPIILGSCCFAYAMPTTFRNTMYLIHDLEMNTFPRFVERQDHVWKEIKRFSTASVQCYYDARKWLNKDVEKTGDSIKDWTGINVK; translated from the coding sequence ATGACAAAGGATTTTTATCGTCAGTTAGACCCCGTCGAAGAGAGGATTGTTCCACCAGAAAACGCCATAGTAGTTTCCTCGGAGGCTAGAGAGGCCAATGttaatgaaaaggaagctAAGCAAGGTGTTCTTTCGCAAAGGGTTATGAGGTTTATCGGAGAAAATGAGCTGGTAGACGGTATATCGGTACGTGATCCTGATTACCTGAAGAGATTTTTCaacgaaagaagaaaacagttTTCTACTAAATGGGACAAGGTAACAAGAAAAGTAGATAACGTCGTCGGCAGATATTATGCTCGTGAACAGAACTTCACATCGACGATTGCTAGTTTACATACCGATCCAAACGAACGCCTAATACCGGGATTCTCGTCTATTTTGGTTGCTTTCATGACAGGTTCTGTCTtgacaagaagaaaaacatggCTTCTTCGTGCAACCATGCCCATTATACTGGGATCGTGTTGTTTTGCATATGCAATGCCAACTACCTTCAGAAACACCATGTATCTCATCcatgatttggaaatgaaCACCTTTCCACGCTTTGTCGAGAGACAAGATCATGTatggaaagaaattaaaagatTTAGTACCGCATCTGTGCAATGCTACTATGATGCCAGGAAGTGGCTGAACAAGGATGTAGAAAAAACAGGGGATTCAATCAAAGATTGGACTGGTATAAACGTGAAATAA
- the YHB1 gene encoding flavohemoglobin (Nitric oxide oxidoreductase~similar to YGR234W), with product MLAEKTRAIIKATVPVLEQQGTVITRTFYKNMLTEHTELLNIFNGTNQKVGAQPNALAVTVLAAAKNIDDLSVLMNHVKQIGHKHRALQIKPEHYPIVGEYLLKAIKEVLGDDATPDIINAWGEAYQAIADIFITVEKKMYEEALWPGWKPFEVTAKEYVASDIVEFTVKPKSDSGIELESLPITPGQYITVNTHPIRQENQYDALRHYSLCSASTDSGLRFAVKMEAARDNFPAGLVSEYLHKDAKVGDEIKLSAPAGDFAINKDLISQNEIPLLLLSSGVGVTPLLAMLEEQVKYNRNRPIYWIQSSYDEKTQAFKEHVDDLLAKCSNVEKIIVHTDTEPLIDAAFLKERSPAHADVYTCGSLAFMQSMIGFLKELKYHDDMIHYEPFGPKMSTVQV from the coding sequence ATGCTAGCCGAAAAAACCCGTGCCATAATCAAAGCTACTGTCCCTGTTTTGGAACAGCAAGGTACTGTCATAACGCGTACGTTCTACAAAAATATGCTTACTGAACACACTGAATTActtaatatttttaatgGGACTAATCAAAAAGTTGGCGCCCAACCAAATGCCTTGGCCGTTACTGTTTTGGCAGCGGCTAAGAACATTGACGATTTGTCTGTACTTATGAATCATGTCAAACAAATTGGCCACAAGCATCGTGCTCTGCAAATTAAGCCCGAGCATTACCCAATAGTTGGGGAGTATCTACTTAAAGCCATTAAGGAAGTTTTAGGTGATGATGCAACTCCCGATATAATTAACGCATGGGGCGAGGCTTACCAAGCAATTGCTGACATCTTCATTactgttgaaaaaaaaatgtacgAAGAAGCTTTATGGCCAGGTTGGAAGCCATTTGAAGTTACTGCCAAAGAGTACGTTGCTTCAGATATTGTTGAATTTACCGTTAAACCAAAGTCGGATTCTGGTATTGAATTGGAAAGCTTGCCAATAACCCCAGGTCAATATATTACAGTAAACACTCACCCAATTAGGCAGGAAAACCAATACGACGCCTTAAGACACTACTCTCTTTGTTCCGCTTCAACTGACAGCGGCTTGAGATTTGCAGTAAAGATGGAAGCTGCCAGAGATAATTTTCCCGCAGGATTGGTCTCTGAATATTTACACAAGGATGCTAAAGTTGGTGATGAAATTAAGCTGAGTGCTCCAGCCGGTGATTTTGCAATAAATAAAGACTTAATAAGCCAAAACGAAATTCCcttgttattattatcgtcTGGGGTTGGTGTCACGCCACTTTTAGCAATGTTAGAAGAACAAGTCAAATACAACCGAAACAGACCAATTTATTGGATTCAATCTTCCTACGATGAAAAGACACAAGCGTTCAAGGAACATGTGGATGATCTATTAGCCAAATGTTCGAACGTCGAGAAAATAATTGTACATACTGATACCGAACCATTGATTGATGCcgcatttttgaaagaaaggTCGCCTGCTCATGCCGATGTCTACACTTGCGGCTCTTTAGCTTTTATGCAATCCATGATTGGTTTTCTAAAGGAACTGAAGTATCATGATGATATGATTCACTACGAGCCATTCGGTCCAAAGATGTCAACTGTCCAAGTTTAG
- a CDS encoding uncharacterized protein (similar to YGR237C) produces the protein MLSAKAFTKHISFDDLAPSLIDDQATIIKNDSHHVGLNNHFLHIPPQFNPVYKNTLTGSRGSNELTTDENLDSPEDEEASPPPQVETPTSSTGGIPHLYTQMFSPVAHDPSKNYLRSPSVERSRSESPMFRSRRRTSVRLPPPPKVSVLKKSRKAADEQGPIDDIDIGDLDFELERKMTKMTERNTQKNSGSRKGYTQAAFANLNEVEDRIETKSMVDLSESENMEGAKKRSKSFAGMTDEELAKLEEFYISKGRSNKTKIDQFDFGEQVPVYLNTTESKTDLNNVTDPLAAIYPSRPTIVHNAISMTIDHSNYEDYVSKTKDRLNCKEKDDDVDLRVVSCYISGRRYTWSSVDWYVENLARNGDHLVIITTIPEFEAKIDTLAYKEKRKHRLERMASNTSESMTTASHSLVGPDPSSPLSTGIRIEAIHDEAKQTCSNILNYYAKRLATKIVRISIEMVKEDSTRSAIICATSLYRPSLQVISTVSANIQIKFRNGKVKLPFFLMKHFAMPAFVVPFEFIKPELLIKPRMDENEEEHTDDLKTEVRKKERLQWLSALIRRTLENPFTKHKVVDSDDEESDSDESVASVNEYFPISPEKKEEMEFFDKMGYVRPKPSRQVLLDDNTLMKYDSSGRKLTPVESRNSRRSSKRSSRIQFNNNGIYKVKSMVDDIYNHDTAATPHIKTALKWENEDPKTKFTSHPMRKTKSAGLSPRTSSTSSSLGQKKAHHHHHHHNHVSRTKTTESTKSGNSKKDSSSSSTNDHQFKRSEKKKKSKFGSIFKKVFG, from the coding sequence ATGTTGTCTGCAAAGGCATTCACGAAGCATATTTCGTTTGATGATCTGGCACCTTCCTTAATTGATGATCAAGCAACAATTATCAAGAATGACAGTCATCATGTTGGCTTGAATAATCATTTCTTACATATACCTCCACAATTTAATCCTGTTTACAAAAACACTTTGACCGGTAGTCGAGGTTCTAATGAACTTACAACTGACGAAAATCTGGATTCACctgaagacgaagaagcTTCTCCGCCACCCCAAGTAGAAACCCCAACATCTTCAACAGGTGGAATTCCTCACTTGTATACTCAGATGTTTTCACCTGTAGCACATGATCCCTCCAAAAACTATCTGAGATCGCCCAGCGTTGAAAGAAGTAGAAGTGAATCTCCAATGTTCAGGTCAAGGAGAAGAACTTCAGTGAGATTACCTCCTCCTCCAAAAGTATCCGTCCTAAAAAAATCTCGAAAAGCTGCTGATGAACAGGGTCCtattgatgatattgatattggTGACTTAGATTTTGAGctagaaaggaaaatgacCAAAATGACTGAAAGAAACactcaaaaaaattcggGATCAAGGAAAGGCTATACCCAAGCTGCCTTTGCGAATCTTAACGAAGTAGAAGATAGAATTGAAACCAAGTCAATGGTAGATTTATCCGAAAGCGAGAACATGGAAGGcgcaaagaaaagatctAAATCGTTTGCGGGGATGACAGACGAAGAATTGGCCAAGTTGGAAGAGTTTTATATAAGTAAAGGGAGGTCAAACAAGACTAAAATAGATCAATTTGATTTCGGCGAGCAAGTTCCAGTCTATTTGAACACAACAGAATCAAAAACAGATTTGAACAACGTAACGGATCCTTTGGCAGCAATTTATCCATCAAGGCCTACCATTGTTCATAATGCGATTTCAATGACTATTGATCACTCAAACTATGAAGATTATGTTTCCAAGACAAAAGATAGGCTCAATTGCAAAGagaaagatgatgatgtaGATTTGAGAGTCGTTTCATGTTATATATCAGGTAGGAGATATACATGGTCATCCGTGGACTGGTACGTTGAAAATTTGGCAAGAAATGGAGATCATTTAGTCATAATTACGACAATTCCTGAGTTTGAAGCCAAAATTGATACTCTGGCCTATAaggagaaaagaaaacaccGCTTAGAAAGAATGGCCAGCAATACTAGTGAAAGCATGACCACAGCGTCACATAGCCTTGTAGGTCCAGATCCATCGAGTCCATTATCAACCGGGATAAGAATAGAAGCTATTCATGATGAGGCGAAGCAGACCTGTAGCAATATTTTAAATTACTATGCGAAAAGATTGGCAACTAAAATAGTTAGGATTAGTATTGAGATGGTAAAAGAAGATTCGACAAGATCTGCCATAATATGTGCGACCTCTCTGTATAGGCCAAGTTTGCAAGTAATCAGCACTGTTAGCGCCAACATTCAAATTAAATTTAGAAATGGGAAAGTAAAGctaccattttttttaatgaaacACTTTGCCATGCCAGCTTTTGTCGTACCATTCGAATTCATCAAACCGGAACTTTTGATAAAACCTAGaatggatgaaaatgaggaaGAACACACCgatgatttgaaaactgaagtaagaaagaaggaaagattGCAATGGTTAAGTGCACTAATTAGAAGAACCTTAGAAAACCCTTTCACCAAACACAAAGTGGTTGATTcggatgatgaagaaagtgaTAGTGATGAGTCAGTAGCCTCTGTAAACGAGTACTTCCCAATCTCAccggaaaaaaaggaagaaatggAGTTCTTCGATAAGATGGGATACGTTAGGCCAAAGCCGTCGAGACAAGTACTGTTGGATGATAACACCCTTATGAAGTATGACAGTTCTGGCCGAAAACTAACTCCTGTAGAGTCAAGAAACTCTAGGCGCAGCTCAAAGCGTAGTTCAAGAATACAATTCAATAATAACGGTATTTATAAAGTAAAGTCCATGGTAGATGACATTTATAACCACGACACTGCCGCTACACCCCATATTAAGACGGCGCTAAAATGGGAAAATGAGGATCCAAAAACGAAGTTCACTTCACATCCAAtgagaaaaacaaaatccGCGGGGCTATCACCCAGAACATCCTCTACGTCATCCTCTTTAGGACAGAAAAAAGCGCATCAccaccatcatcatcataaCCACGTTTCAAGGACGAAAACCACCGAAAGCACCAAATCAGGCAATAGCAAAAAGGACAGTTCGTCATCCTCAACAAACGATCATCAATTTAAGAGGtctgaaaagaagaaaaaaagtaaatttgGCTCgatcttcaaaaaagtgTTCGGTTGA